From Pseudomonas sp. G2-4:
CACGCCGTCTACGCTCTTGAAACACCAACAAGAACGAGGGGCGTGCGTATGGGTTTTTTTCATAAGATGGCCTGGCTGGGCGCAGTCTTGATGCTGGGGTTGGCGCCGGTTCACGCCGCGACAACCGACGATGGCCAGGCGGCCCGAGCCCTGCTGGAAAAGGCCTTGGCCTATTATCACGACAACGGGGACAAAGCGTTTGCCGCTTTCAGCCGTCAAGGGGAGTTCGTCGACAAGGACCGCTACGTGTTCGTGGTGGATACCCAGGGTGTCATGCTCGCCAGCGGCGGCCCCTCCTCGGCGTTGATAGGCCGAGACGTCTCCGAGGTGCTGGGGCCGGACTTGCGCAAAGCCTTCAAGGACGCCCTGAAAACCCCGGAAGCCAGCGGCATCCAGCAGGCCGAGTATCGCTGGCAGAACTGGGCCGACGGCAAGGTCGAGCGCAAGCATGTGTATTTCCAGCGGGTCGGCGAGCGAATCCTGGCGGTCGGCTACTACCTGCCACGGGCTTCTGCCGAGCAGGCCAGGGCGCTGCTGGGCAAGGCTTCGAGCGACCTGTTGAAGAATGAGAAGGCTACGCTCACGGCGATTAATTCCCTCAAGGGCGGTTATCTGCAGGATGACCTGTATGTCTTTGTCGTCGACCTCAATACCCGACGGTATGTCGGTCATGGCACCAATCTGCGGTTGATCAATACCGATTTCGCCAAGGTCAAGGACCCGGATGGCAAACCGGTGGGCGAGCCGATCCTGGCGTTGATCGGCAAGCAGGACGAGGGGGAATACGAGTACCGCTGGAAGAACCCGGTGACCGGCAAGGTCGAGGATAAGCACGCCTACCTGAAAGAGGTCGGGCATTTCCTGGTAGCGGTGGGGTATTACAGCCCGTAAAGCGAGGCACTGGACATCGTGGCGAGGGAGCTTGCTCCCGCTGGGGCGCGAAGCGCCCCTGAAAATCTGAGTTTCACCCCGTCGAGCCGGGTGGAGGTCAGCCTTGTTGGGGCTGCTGCGCAGCCCAGCGGGAGCAAGCTCCCTCGCCACAAAAGCTCTCCGGCACAATTAATCGGGTTGGTGTCCGGGTTTATCAGCCCGCCACCAACACTCGAATCGCCTCCAGGCGCAGCGCCGCCTTTTCAAGCATCGCCAAGCCTTGTTCGCGTTGTTGACGCAGGGCCACCAGTTCGCTGTCGCGCACGGTTGGGTTGACGGCTTGCAGGGCGGTCAGGCGTGCCAGTTCCTCGTCGGTATCGGCGGCCAGGCGACGCTGGGCCTCGGCCACGCGTTCGGCGTGGCGCGGGGCGATCTTCTCTTCACCCGCGTTGATCCGTGGCGTCAGTTGGTCGCGCTGGGCCTGGATGAACTTGTTGGCGCTGGCACGGGGCACGCTTTCCAGTTGGTCGTTCAGGGTTTCGAACGCGACTCGGGCGGCCAGGTCGTTGCCGTTGGCGTCCAGCAGGCAGCGCAGGGCGGCCGGCGGCAGATAACGGCCCAGTTGCAGTGAGCGTGGGGCAACCACTTCACTGACGTAGAGCAGTTCCAGCAACACGGTGCCTGGCTTGAGGGCCTTGTTCTTGATCAGCGCCACGGCGGTGTTGCCCATGGAACCGGACAGCACCAGGTCCATGCCGCCCTGCACCATCGGGTGTTCCCAGGTGATGAACTGCATGTCTTCGCGAGACAGCGCCTGGTTGCGGTCGTAGGTGATGGTCACGCCTTCGTCGTCACCCAGCGGGAAGCTGGCGTCGAGCATTTTTTCGCTCGGCTTGAGGATCAGC
This genomic window contains:
- a CDS encoding cache domain-containing protein, with protein sequence MGFFHKMAWLGAVLMLGLAPVHAATTDDGQAARALLEKALAYYHDNGDKAFAAFSRQGEFVDKDRYVFVVDTQGVMLASGGPSSALIGRDVSEVLGPDLRKAFKDALKTPEASGIQQAEYRWQNWADGKVERKHVYFQRVGERILAVGYYLPRASAEQARALLGKASSDLLKNEKATLTAINSLKGGYLQDDLYVFVVDLNTRRYVGHGTNLRLINTDFAKVKDPDGKPVGEPILALIGKQDEGEYEYRWKNPVTGKVEDKHAYLKEVGHFLVAVGYYSP